The Lysobacter panacisoli genome includes a window with the following:
- a CDS encoding calcium-dependent protein kinase 21, with protein MDRTRTRKPAPQRAGFVLCIALMWSASATAQSIPMHLSTRTPATAAPESPPEERPAVEAGSDYLARMDADRDGRISPVEYQDWLSYAFTRMDANRDGVLSADELPGGRGQPVSLAEHRQTLAERFVRQDRNRDGFLDARELQAPPQ; from the coding sequence ATGGATCGCACGCGTACACGCAAGCCCGCGCCGCAACGCGCGGGCTTCGTTTTGTGCATCGCGCTGATGTGGAGCGCGAGCGCCACCGCGCAATCGATCCCCATGCACCTGTCCACCCGCACGCCCGCGACGGCCGCGCCGGAATCGCCGCCGGAGGAACGTCCCGCGGTGGAGGCCGGCTCCGATTACCTCGCGCGAATGGACGCCGATCGCGACGGCCGCATCTCGCCGGTCGAATACCAGGACTGGCTGAGCTACGCCTTCACTCGCATGGACGCCAACCGCGACGGCGTGTTGTCGGCCGACGAACTCCCCGGCGGACGCGGCCAGCCGGTGAGCCTGGCCGAACATCGACAGACCCTGGCCGAACGCTTCGTCCGCCAGGACCGCAACCGCGACGGTTTCCTCGACGCGCGCGAACTGCAGGCCCCGCCGCAGTAA
- a CDS encoding DesA family fatty acid desaturase gives MSASLLDFLAGGLLQASWGELLVWLLVVTQLTIFSVTLYLHRSQAHRAVDFHPVLAHFFRFWTWLTTSMITREWAAIHRKHHAKCETEEDPHSPQFKGIDTVMWRGVELYREARGQREDIEKYGKGCPEDWIERHLYTPHATMGPVLMLAISFALFGFMGVAAWAIQMVWIPFWAAGVVNGLGHWWGYRNFETTDTATNLTPWGFWIGGEELHNNHHAFPSSAKFALRKWEFDIGWSAIKLLEKVRLAKVLRVAPTLDVRPNIAMPDGETLKALLAIRFQAMTDYYRSVTLPALREAKFKLPRKMRHGLADGGRWLDDDKRAKLQAWLAERPKMATLADFRQRLAHVLDDRSHDAQATLSKLHAWCTEAEASGIQALQAFSARLKGYALAPARAA, from the coding sequence ATGTCTGCTTCCCTCCTCGATTTCCTCGCCGGTGGCCTGCTCCAGGCCAGCTGGGGCGAACTGCTGGTCTGGCTGCTGGTCGTCACCCAGTTGACGATCTTCTCCGTCACGCTCTACCTGCATCGTTCGCAGGCGCATCGCGCCGTGGACTTCCATCCGGTGCTCGCCCACTTCTTCCGCTTCTGGACCTGGCTGACCACCTCGATGATCACGCGCGAGTGGGCGGCGATCCATCGCAAGCACCACGCCAAGTGCGAGACCGAGGAAGATCCGCACAGCCCGCAGTTCAAGGGCATCGATACCGTCATGTGGCGCGGCGTCGAGCTCTACCGTGAAGCGCGCGGCCAGCGCGAGGACATCGAGAAGTACGGCAAGGGCTGCCCGGAAGACTGGATCGAGCGTCACCTGTACACGCCGCACGCGACGATGGGTCCGGTGCTGATGCTGGCGATCAGCTTCGCGCTGTTCGGTTTCATGGGCGTGGCCGCGTGGGCGATCCAGATGGTGTGGATCCCGTTCTGGGCCGCCGGTGTCGTCAACGGCCTCGGCCACTGGTGGGGCTACCGCAATTTCGAAACCACCGACACCGCGACCAACCTCACCCCGTGGGGTTTCTGGATCGGCGGCGAAGAGCTGCACAACAACCACCACGCGTTCCCGTCGTCGGCGAAGTTCGCCCTGCGCAAGTGGGAGTTCGACATCGGCTGGAGTGCGATCAAGCTGCTGGAAAAGGTGCGCCTGGCGAAGGTGCTGCGCGTGGCGCCGACGCTCGATGTGCGCCCCAACATCGCCATGCCCGACGGCGAGACGCTGAAGGCGCTGCTGGCGATCCGGTTCCAGGCGATGACCGACTATTACCGCAGCGTCACGCTGCCGGCGCTGCGCGAGGCCAAGTTCAAGCTGCCGCGCAAGATGCGACACGGACTCGCCGATGGCGGTCGCTGGCTCGACGACGACAAGCGCGCCAAGCTGCAGGCGTGGCTGGCCGAGCGGCCGAAGATGGCCACGCTGGCCGATTTCCGCCAGCGCCTCGCGCACGTGCTCGACGACCGTTCGCACGACGCGCAGGCCACGCTGTCGAAACTGCACGCGTGGTGCACCGAGGCGGAAGCCAGCGGCATCCAGGCGCTGCAGGCGTTCTCCGCGCGCCTGAAGGGCTACGCCCTGGCGCCGGCGCGCGCCGCCTGA
- a CDS encoding CHAD domain-containing protein, producing the protein MGKPAEAAATDPVTGISPGAALGLHALDELDAASTALADADLHEGVHRARKSLRRVRSMLALGDGILGPGEALLDRELRRLNEGMSALRDAHALVETIERLRKRKRSQASGELLERAHAAAVAARDATGAAALLVDPAMERRRSLIAVVRAALPALAWERVSASAMRMAIADADVRVHKARERAQRTGDDRDWHRWRRRARRASQQRHALTAIGLPVHDAPDAFDKRTAERLGEAQDLSLLLAHCGEDSPFSNVDRKALKKYADAALGRLRRRIAGRSVS; encoded by the coding sequence ATGGGCAAGCCCGCCGAGGCCGCAGCGACCGACCCCGTGACGGGCATCTCGCCCGGCGCGGCGCTGGGCCTGCATGCGCTGGACGAACTCGACGCCGCCAGCACCGCGCTGGCCGATGCCGACCTGCACGAGGGCGTGCACCGTGCCCGCAAGTCGCTGCGCCGCGTGCGTTCGATGCTCGCACTGGGCGACGGCATCCTCGGTCCCGGCGAAGCGCTGCTCGACCGCGAACTGCGCCGGCTCAATGAAGGCATGTCCGCGCTGCGCGACGCGCATGCGCTGGTCGAAACCATCGAACGCCTGCGCAAGCGCAAGCGTTCGCAGGCCAGCGGCGAACTGCTCGAACGCGCGCACGCCGCCGCGGTCGCCGCGCGCGACGCGACCGGCGCGGCGGCGCTGTTGGTGGATCCGGCGATGGAGCGACGTCGGTCGCTGATCGCGGTGGTGCGCGCGGCGCTGCCCGCGCTCGCGTGGGAGCGCGTCAGTGCGAGCGCCATGCGCATGGCCATCGCCGACGCCGACGTCCGCGTGCACAAGGCGCGCGAACGCGCGCAGCGCACCGGCGACGACCGCGACTGGCACCGCTGGCGACGCCGCGCGCGTCGAGCCTCGCAACAACGCCATGCGCTCACGGCCATCGGCCTGCCGGTGCACGACGCGCCGGATGCGTTCGACAAGCGCACCGCCGAACGCCTGGGCGAGGCGCAGGACCTGAGCCTGCTGCTGGCGCACTGTGGTGAGGATTCCCCATTCAGCAATGTCGATCGGAAAGCCTTGAAGAAGTACGCCGATGCGGCGCTGGGACGCCTGCGAAGGCGCATCGCCGGTCGTTCGGTTTCGTGA
- the mutM gene encoding bifunctional DNA-formamidopyrimidine glycosylase/DNA-(apurinic or apyrimidinic site) lyase, translating to MPELPEVETTRRGLAPHVEGRRVIGVTLRRPDLRWPIPEEITRDLPGQRIDAVRRRAKYLLLDTAVGSALLHLGMSGSLRVIPADTPLRAHDHVDIALEGGGKAGRVLRFNDPRRFGCLLWQAPGETHELLADLGPEPLADDFDGDYLFAMSRGRSAPVKTFLMDQRVVVGVGNIYVAEALFAAGVSPLRAAGKVSRERYRQLAQEIRRILGHAIQRGGTTLRDFIAPDGAPGYFEQELSAYGRGGEPCPRCGRPLKQASIGQRTTVWCGHCQR from the coding sequence ATGCCCGAGCTGCCCGAAGTCGAAACCACCCGTCGCGGCCTGGCGCCGCACGTCGAAGGCCGCCGCGTGATCGGGGTGACTCTGCGCCGGCCCGACCTGCGCTGGCCGATCCCGGAGGAGATCACCCGCGACCTGCCCGGCCAGCGGATCGACGCCGTCCGGCGGCGGGCGAAGTACCTCCTCCTGGACACCGCCGTCGGCAGCGCCCTGCTCCACCTGGGCATGTCGGGCAGCCTGCGGGTGATCCCGGCCGACACGCCGCTGCGCGCACACGACCACGTCGATATCGCCCTGGAAGGCGGCGGCAAGGCCGGACGCGTGCTGCGCTTCAACGACCCGCGCCGGTTCGGCTGCCTGCTGTGGCAGGCACCGGGGGAAACCCACGAGCTGCTCGCCGACCTCGGCCCGGAACCGCTGGCGGACGACTTCGACGGCGACTATCTGTTCGCGATGAGCCGCGGTCGCAGCGCGCCGGTGAAGACGTTCCTGATGGACCAGCGCGTGGTGGTCGGGGTGGGCAACATCTACGTGGCCGAGGCGCTGTTCGCGGCCGGAGTATCGCCGTTGCGGGCGGCGGGCAAGGTCTCGCGTGAGCGCTACCGCCAGCTGGCACAGGAGATCCGCCGCATCCTCGGTCACGCGATCCAGCGTGGCGGCACCACGCTGCGCGACTTCATCGCTCCGGACGGGGCGCCGGGGTATTTCGAGCAGGAACTGTCGGCCTACGGGCGGGGCGGCGAACCCTGCCCCCGTTGCGGTCGGCCGCTGAAGCAGGCGTCGATCGGCCAGCGCACCACGGTCTGGTGCGGGCATTGCCAGCGGTAA
- a CDS encoding ECF-type sigma factor, whose translation MSETADITLLLDAARDGDRGALDRVLATLYQELHTMARRQLAGQHGQTLDATALVHEAYLKLIGRREAQFDDRAHFFAYAASAMRSVVVDYARQRLAQKRGGDLHRVTELPDDVEGGLRLDEDTLGLDTALTKLAAVDPRLAQVVELRYFAGLSELEIAALLERSERSIRRDWQKARLFLLASLKE comes from the coding sequence ATGTCCGAAACCGCGGATATCACCTTGCTGCTCGACGCCGCACGCGACGGAGATCGCGGTGCGCTCGACCGCGTGCTCGCCACGCTGTACCAGGAGCTGCACACGATGGCGCGGCGCCAGCTGGCCGGCCAGCATGGGCAGACCCTGGACGCCACCGCGCTGGTGCACGAGGCCTACCTCAAGCTGATCGGACGGCGCGAAGCGCAGTTCGACGATCGCGCGCACTTCTTCGCCTACGCCGCCTCGGCGATGCGCAGCGTCGTGGTCGACTACGCGCGCCAGCGCCTGGCGCAGAAGCGCGGCGGCGACTTGCACCGCGTCACCGAATTGCCCGACGACGTCGAAGGCGGCCTGCGCCTGGACGAGGACACGCTCGGCCTGGACACGGCGCTGACCAAGCTCGCCGCGGTCGATCCGCGCCTGGCCCAGGTGGTGGAGCTGCGCTATTTCGCCGGATTGTCGGAGCTGGAGATCGCCGCCCTGTTGGAGCGTTCCGAGCGCAGCATCCGCCGCGACTGGCAGAAGGCGCGGCTGTTCCTGCTGGCCTCGCTGAAGGAGTGA
- a CDS encoding serine/threonine-protein kinase codes for MDPERWQRLSPLLDSLFELEPDARAHRLQQLRDEDPVLADELQTLITLDESHEDFLSEPLVAPLAGLRAGAEVGPYRLERLLGEGGMGQVWLAARADGLYQRRVALKLLRPGLADSNLRIRFSRERQILARLAHPHIARLLDAGISSDGLPYLALEFVEGEPITDYCRNHQLPLEQRLRMFHQICDAVSHAHANLIVHRDLKPSNILVTPSGDVRLLDFGIAKLLDSEAPMVEQTRTGVRAFTLHYAAPEQVRGEPVTTMTDVYSLGVVLFELLTDTKPYRLKRQTDAEWEEAILAADPQRPSQTVLRRTEDSGAEVHALRRQARQLAGDLDNIVLKTLSKRPEHRYPSVEALALDLTRYEAGRPVQARPQSVGYRFGKYLRRHRWSLATGALVAVVLSTSLTIVAWQARQAVAEAGRAQAMQDFMVGVFESARGTPEGQALDLRGLLDGSLERGNRELARQPRARAELFGVIARLRIGLGDYREALGLLNRQAAILASTDEVPVSLELESLTQRGQVLRLLGASRDCIALMQPALATARREQAQLPPQVSEFYSQLGRCRRDNGERQGARQLFERSLGLRRDDRDEVGTVENLIDLANLQADAGQSGAALQGYAQARDQLRQKVGERHALQVEIGSRVASLRQGLNQTDAAEREASDAFALALEIYGAQHPATLSLRRQLALLHIDQGRYAQAEKELREAIAMQQRRVSIGDGDPAEIARGTRDLGQLQRRLAMVAWERGDNASAIAAMQRAVTLARKQEDRAQLADALFEQARLLHATGRDRAALKAIDESRELRLDLLGPRHPLMGDTDRVLGLVELSLGDHDRGMAHLAQAVTLTRNGYGSTHPNTREAELTLARQQALDGDDTALTRLDALAGLSQTDLELRRTAWRATAYAAQLRCHGPDRDPALARLAILQEQLLATQPDGGAIPREVGSIVRGCG; via the coding sequence ATGGATCCCGAGCGCTGGCAACGACTCTCTCCACTGCTCGACTCGCTGTTCGAGCTGGAGCCTGACGCCCGCGCACACCGGTTGCAGCAGTTGCGCGACGAGGATCCCGTCCTTGCCGACGAACTGCAGACGCTGATCACCCTCGACGAAAGTCACGAGGATTTCCTTTCCGAACCGCTGGTCGCGCCGCTGGCCGGCCTGCGCGCGGGCGCGGAGGTCGGACCGTACCGGCTCGAGCGCCTGCTCGGCGAAGGCGGCATGGGCCAGGTATGGCTGGCCGCGCGCGCCGATGGCCTGTACCAGCGCCGCGTCGCGCTGAAACTGCTGCGCCCCGGCCTGGCCGACAGCAACCTGCGCATTCGCTTCTCGCGCGAGCGGCAGATCCTCGCGCGCCTGGCGCACCCGCATATCGCGCGCCTGCTCGACGCGGGCATCAGCAGCGACGGTTTGCCGTACCTCGCGCTGGAGTTCGTCGAAGGCGAGCCGATCACCGACTACTGCCGCAACCACCAGCTACCGCTGGAACAGCGGCTGCGGATGTTCCACCAGATCTGCGACGCGGTCAGCCACGCGCATGCGAACCTGATCGTGCATCGCGACCTGAAGCCGTCGAACATCCTGGTCACGCCGAGCGGCGACGTGCGCCTGCTCGATTTCGGCATCGCCAAGCTGCTCGATTCCGAAGCGCCGATGGTCGAACAGACGCGCACCGGCGTGCGCGCGTTCACCCTGCACTACGCCGCGCCGGAACAGGTACGCGGCGAGCCGGTCACGACGATGACCGACGTCTATTCGCTCGGCGTGGTCCTGTTCGAACTGCTCACCGACACCAAGCCGTACCGGCTCAAGCGCCAGACCGATGCGGAGTGGGAAGAAGCGATCCTCGCCGCCGATCCGCAGCGCCCTTCGCAGACGGTCCTGCGCCGCACCGAGGACAGCGGCGCCGAGGTTCATGCACTGCGCCGACAAGCGCGGCAACTCGCGGGCGATCTCGACAACATCGTGCTGAAGACGTTGTCGAAGCGGCCGGAGCATCGTTATCCGTCGGTCGAAGCGCTTGCACTCGACCTCACTCGGTACGAGGCCGGACGCCCCGTGCAAGCGCGCCCGCAAAGCGTGGGTTACCGCTTCGGCAAGTACCTGCGCCGGCATCGCTGGTCGCTCGCCACCGGTGCTCTGGTGGCGGTGGTGCTGAGTACGTCGCTGACGATCGTCGCCTGGCAGGCACGGCAGGCGGTGGCCGAAGCCGGCCGCGCGCAGGCGATGCAGGACTTCATGGTCGGCGTGTTCGAAAGCGCGCGTGGCACGCCGGAAGGACAGGCGCTGGACCTGCGCGGCCTGCTCGACGGCTCGCTCGAACGCGGCAACCGCGAACTCGCGCGGCAGCCGCGTGCGCGTGCGGAGCTGTTCGGCGTGATCGCGCGCCTGCGCATCGGCCTTGGCGATTACCGCGAGGCGCTCGGCCTGCTCAACCGGCAGGCGGCGATCCTCGCCAGCACCGACGAAGTGCCGGTGAGCCTGGAACTGGAATCGCTGACCCAGCGCGGCCAGGTGTTGCGCCTGCTCGGCGCGTCGCGCGATTGCATCGCGCTGATGCAGCCGGCGCTCGCCACCGCGCGACGCGAACAGGCGCAGCTGCCGCCTCAGGTCAGCGAGTTCTACTCGCAACTCGGCCGCTGCCGTCGCGATAACGGCGAACGGCAGGGCGCACGCCAGTTGTTCGAGCGTTCGCTCGGGTTGCGCCGCGACGATCGCGACGAAGTCGGCACGGTCGAGAACCTCATTGATCTCGCCAACCTGCAGGCCGACGCCGGCCAATCCGGTGCGGCGTTGCAGGGCTATGCGCAGGCGCGCGACCAGCTGCGGCAGAAGGTCGGCGAACGACATGCGCTGCAGGTGGAGATCGGTTCGCGCGTGGCCTCGCTTCGGCAGGGACTGAACCAGACCGACGCGGCCGAGCGCGAGGCCAGCGATGCGTTCGCGCTCGCGCTGGAAATTTACGGCGCGCAGCATCCGGCCACGCTGTCGCTGCGGCGCCAGCTCGCACTGCTGCACATCGACCAGGGCCGTTATGCGCAGGCCGAGAAGGAACTGCGCGAGGCGATCGCGATGCAGCAGCGGCGCGTATCGATCGGCGATGGCGATCCCGCCGAGATCGCGCGCGGCACGCGCGACCTGGGCCAGTTGCAGCGCCGGCTCGCGATGGTCGCGTGGGAGCGTGGCGACAACGCCAGCGCGATCGCGGCGATGCAGCGCGCGGTGACGCTGGCGCGCAAGCAGGAGGATCGCGCACAGCTGGCCGACGCCCTGTTCGAGCAGGCGCGCCTGTTGCACGCGACCGGTCGCGACCGCGCCGCGCTCAAGGCGATCGATGAATCGCGTGAGCTGCGTTTGGACCTGCTCGGCCCGCGCCATCCGCTGATGGGCGATACCGATCGCGTGCTCGGCCTGGTCGAACTGTCGCTCGGCGACCACGACCGTGGCATGGCCCACCTCGCCCAGGCGGTCACGCTGACACGCAATGGCTACGGCAGCACGCATCCGAACACGCGCGAAGCCGAACTCACGCTGGCGCGACAACAGGCACTGGACGGCGACGACACCGCACTGACGCGACTGGATGCCCTGGCCGGCTTGTCGCAGACCGACCTGGAGCTGCGCCGTACCGCATGGCGCGCGACCGCGTACGCCGCGCAGCTGCGCTGCCACGGACCGGATCGCGATCCCGCGTTGGCGCGGTTGGCGATCTTGCAGGAACAGCTGCTCGCGACCCAGCCCGACGGCGGCGCGATCCCGCGCGAGGTCGGCTCGATCGTGCGCGGTTGCGGTTAA
- a CDS encoding thymidine kinase has product MAKLYFYYSAMNAGKTTTLLQSAHNYRERGMRVAILTPRLDDRAGSGTVASRIGLRADGIAFEREDDLEAIVHRDIARSGALNCVLVDEAQFLTKAQVWQLSEVVDSLRIPVLCYGLRTDFRGELFEGSQYLLAWADELSEIKTICHTGKKATMVVRVDEQGRAVREGPQVEIGGNDRYVSVSRAEYKKVMRGEGTIEPSQPPLPLG; this is encoded by the coding sequence ATGGCAAAGCTCTATTTCTATTATTCGGCGATGAACGCCGGCAAGACCACGACGCTGTTGCAGTCGGCGCACAACTATCGCGAGCGCGGCATGCGCGTGGCGATCCTGACCCCGCGCCTGGACGATCGCGCCGGCTCGGGCACCGTCGCCTCGCGCATCGGCCTGCGCGCCGACGGCATCGCCTTCGAACGCGAGGACGACCTGGAAGCGATCGTCCACCGCGACATCGCGCGCAGCGGCGCGCTGAACTGCGTGCTGGTCGACGAAGCGCAGTTCCTGACGAAAGCGCAGGTGTGGCAGCTGAGTGAAGTGGTCGATTCGTTGCGCATCCCGGTGCTGTGCTACGGCCTGCGCACCGATTTCCGCGGCGAACTGTTCGAAGGCAGCCAGTACCTGCTGGCGTGGGCGGACGAACTCAGCGAGATCAAGACCATCTGCCACACCGGCAAGAAGGCGACGATGGTGGTGCGCGTGGACGAGCAGGGCCGCGCCGTGCGTGAAGGCCCGCAGGTCGAGATCGGCGGCAACGACCGTTACGTCTCGGTATCGCGCGCCGAATACAAGAAGGTCATGCGCGGCGAAGGCACCATCGAACCCTCGCAGCCGCCGCTCCCGCTGGGTTAA
- a CDS encoding methylglyoxal synthase — protein sequence MRLGLAANRLHHLSQDAALFRWLRACEPGIRELGIELHTVGRTFDAIAAAGMLAGYTGLRRYPYGREGGLMKLVAEVVGLGSAERTLDGAIYLIDPVDPSSVFPEAVALKRQCVIHGKPFISTVASARDWIEVERIHAGLAPDPGVDVLHAFESQTLALIAHDAMKPQMLAYAAEHFDLLSRFSRRVATGTTGLRLNELAWSRGWPQGQAWAHRFESGPMGGDAQIADLVLERQCQRAIFFEDPHVARQHEADIQLLERAVTTVTFDAVCITSPAMAQRWATAAKARAQRIAQGSERAATV from the coding sequence ATGCGCCTGGGCCTGGCCGCCAACCGACTGCACCACCTGAGCCAGGACGCCGCGCTGTTCCGCTGGCTGCGCGCCTGCGAACCCGGCATCCGCGAGCTGGGCATCGAGCTGCACACCGTCGGACGCACGTTCGATGCGATCGCCGCGGCCGGCATGCTGGCCGGCTACACCGGCCTGCGCCGCTATCCGTACGGACGCGAGGGCGGACTGATGAAGCTGGTCGCCGAAGTCGTCGGCCTGGGCAGCGCGGAGCGCACGCTCGATGGCGCGATCTATCTGATCGATCCGGTCGATCCGTCTTCGGTGTTTCCGGAAGCGGTGGCACTCAAGCGCCAGTGCGTGATCCACGGCAAGCCGTTCATTTCGACCGTCGCTTCGGCACGCGACTGGATCGAGGTCGAACGCATCCACGCAGGGCTCGCACCGGACCCGGGCGTGGACGTACTGCACGCCTTCGAATCGCAGACGCTGGCGCTGATCGCGCACGACGCGATGAAGCCGCAGATGCTGGCCTACGCCGCCGAGCATTTCGACCTGCTCTCGCGCTTTTCGCGCCGCGTCGCTACCGGCACCACCGGCCTGCGCCTCAACGAGCTGGCCTGGAGCCGCGGCTGGCCACAGGGGCAGGCCTGGGCCCATCGTTTCGAGAGCGGCCCGATGGGTGGCGATGCGCAGATCGCCGACCTGGTGCTGGAGCGCCAGTGCCAGCGCGCGATCTTCTTCGAGGACCCGCATGTCGCGCGCCAGCACGAAGCCGACATCCAGTTGCTCGAACGCGCCGTCACCACGGTGACTTTCGACGCGGTGTGCATAACCTCGCCGGCGATGGCGCAGCGCTGGGCCACGGCGGCGAAAGCCCGCGCGCAACGCATCGCGCAAGGCAGCGAGCGCGCCGCGACCGTTTAA
- a CDS encoding UvrD-helicase domain-containing protein: MHGLNPPQRAAVLHTEGPLLVLAGAGSGKTRVIVEKIAHLIASGRMPARRIAAITFTNKSAKEMKERVAKRIKGDAAEGLTVCTFHALGLKFLQIDHAKAGLRRGFSVFDSDDSTSQIKDLMPPGSKPDAIDDMRNLISRAKNAGLSPEEALAVSKSPREMEAAVMYQRYQARLSTFNAVDFDDLIRLPVQMLEADEGMRLAWRERIGYLLVDECQDTNDAQYRLLKALAGDKGLFTCVGDDDQSIYAWRGANPDNLLNLGKDYPKLEIIKLEQNYRCSNRVLRTANALIAHNPHEHPKTLWSDQADGERIRVWECRDGAHEAEKVAAEIHFLAAAKQAPWSDFCILFRGNHQSRALEKALQLLRVPYHLSGGTAFLERGEVKDALSWLRLIANPDDDAAFLRAVQSPKREVGATTLAKLAELAQHAHMPMSRAAEQIGVLKQLAPRAANALDGFVNIVRHLRGEAFKISPAELVRVLADKSGLLASIRAQCKDDATFKRRKENLEELADWFDGGKGSGPGELAAQLALLSHADKGDAGNQVRLMSLHAAKGLEFRYVFIVGMEDGTLPHEMALEEGSLEEERRLLYVGITRAKEQLWLSHSREAQKWGDKLRLQPSRFFDELPVAEIQRDGADPVADAARKQERAAAGFAAIKALLGE, from the coding sequence ATGCACGGTCTCAATCCTCCCCAACGCGCCGCCGTCCTCCACACCGAGGGCCCCCTGCTCGTGCTCGCTGGCGCGGGCAGCGGCAAGACGCGCGTGATCGTGGAGAAGATCGCGCACCTGATCGCCTCCGGCCGCATGCCGGCGCGCCGCATCGCCGCCATCACCTTCACCAACAAGTCGGCGAAGGAAATGAAGGAGCGCGTCGCCAAGCGCATCAAGGGCGATGCCGCCGAAGGCCTGACCGTGTGCACCTTCCACGCGCTGGGCCTGAAGTTCCTGCAGATCGACCACGCCAAGGCCGGGTTGCGGCGCGGCTTCTCGGTGTTCGACAGCGACGACAGTACTTCGCAGATCAAGGACCTGATGCCGCCCGGCAGCAAGCCCGACGCCATCGACGACATGCGCAACCTCATCTCGCGGGCGAAGAACGCGGGCCTGTCGCCGGAGGAAGCGCTGGCCGTGTCGAAGAGCCCGCGCGAGATGGAAGCGGCGGTGATGTACCAGCGCTACCAGGCGCGGCTGTCGACCTTCAACGCCGTGGACTTCGACGACCTGATCCGCCTACCGGTGCAGATGCTCGAAGCCGACGAAGGCATGCGCCTGGCGTGGCGCGAGCGCATCGGTTATCTGCTGGTCGACGAGTGCCAGGACACCAACGACGCGCAGTACCGCCTGCTCAAGGCGCTGGCCGGCGACAAGGGCCTGTTCACCTGCGTGGGCGACGACGACCAGTCGATCTACGCCTGGCGCGGCGCCAATCCGGACAACCTGCTCAATCTCGGCAAGGACTATCCGAAGCTCGAGATCATCAAGCTCGAACAGAACTACCGCTGCTCCAACCGCGTGCTGCGCACCGCCAACGCGCTGATCGCGCACAACCCGCACGAGCACCCCAAGACGCTGTGGAGCGACCAGGCCGACGGCGAGCGCATCCGCGTGTGGGAATGCCGCGACGGTGCGCACGAGGCGGAGAAGGTCGCGGCCGAGATCCATTTCCTCGCCGCTGCCAAGCAGGCGCCGTGGAGCGATTTCTGCATCCTGTTCCGCGGCAACCACCAGAGTCGCGCGCTGGAGAAGGCGCTGCAGTTGCTGCGTGTGCCGTACCACCTGAGCGGCGGGACCGCGTTCCTGGAACGCGGCGAAGTGAAGGATGCGCTGTCGTGGCTTCGCCTGATCGCCAATCCCGACGACGACGCGGCGTTCCTGCGCGCGGTGCAGTCGCCCAAGCGTGAAGTCGGCGCGACCACGCTCGCCAAGCTCGCCGAGCTGGCGCAGCACGCACACATGCCGATGTCGCGCGCGGCCGAACAGATCGGCGTACTCAAGCAACTCGCGCCGCGTGCGGCCAATGCGCTGGACGGCTTCGTCAACATCGTGCGCCACCTGCGCGGCGAAGCCTTCAAGATCAGTCCGGCCGAACTGGTGCGCGTGCTCGCCGATAAGAGCGGGCTGCTCGCTTCGATCCGTGCGCAGTGCAAGGACGACGCGACCTTCAAGCGCCGCAAGGAGAACCTGGAGGAACTCGCCGACTGGTTCGACGGCGGCAAGGGCTCGGGCCCGGGCGAACTGGCCGCGCAGCTCGCGCTGCTCTCGCACGCGGACAAGGGCGATGCCGGCAACCAGGTGCGGCTGATGTCGCTGCACGCGGCCAAGGGCCTGGAGTTCCGCTACGTCTTCATCGTCGGCATGGAAGACGGCACGCTGCCGCACGAGATGGCGCTGGAAGAAGGTTCGCTCGAGGAAGAACGCCGCCTGCTCTACGTCGGCATTACCCGTGCGAAGGAACAGCTGTGGCTGTCGCATTCGCGCGAGGCACAGAAGTGGGGCGACAAGCTGCGCCTGCAGCCGAGCCGGTTCTTCGACGAACTACCCGTCGCGGAGATCCAGCGCGACGGCGCCGATCCGGTCGCCGACGCTGCGCGCAAGCAGGAACGCGCTGCCGCGGGCTTCGCTGCGATCAAGGCGCTGCTTGGCGAGTGA
- the gloA2 gene encoding SMU1112c/YaeR family gloxylase I-like metalloprotein, whose amino-acid sequence MNLQRIHHVAIIASDYERSKRFYTQVLGLRVVAEVYRETRDSWKLDLALPDGTQLELFSFPSAPPRPSYPEACGLRHLAFEVADVVASARELEAQGIAVEPVRIDEYTGRRFTFFADPDDLPIEFYEAP is encoded by the coding sequence ATGAACCTCCAGCGCATCCACCACGTCGCGATCATCGCGTCCGACTACGAACGATCGAAGCGGTTCTACACGCAGGTGCTCGGCCTGCGCGTCGTCGCGGAGGTGTATCGGGAGACGCGCGATTCGTGGAAGCTCGACCTCGCGCTGCCGGACGGCACGCAGCTGGAGCTGTTCTCGTTCCCCTCGGCGCCGCCGCGGCCGTCGTATCCGGAAGCCTGCGGCCTGCGCCACCTCGCGTTCGAAGTCGCCGATGTGGTTGCGTCGGCGCGCGAACTGGAAGCGCAGGGCATCGCGGTGGAACCGGTGCGCATCGACGAGTACACCGGCCGGCGCTTCACCTTCTTCGCCGATCCAGACGATCTGCCGATCGAATTCTACGAGGCGCCATGA